The Chanos chanos chromosome 16, fChaCha1.1, whole genome shotgun sequence genome has a window encoding:
- the yipf5 gene encoding protein YIPF5: MSGFDNFNTDFYQSSYSVDDQNQGGYAYSNSEDPYNKPYGQYDYSQPMGYANPGLMQPPQAYTGQIYQPTPAFTPASSQSMYSSGFEDEPPLLEELGINFDHIWQKTLTVLHPLKAADGSIMNETDLAGPMVFCLAFGATLLLAGKIQFGYVYGISAIGCLGMYCLLNLMSMTGVSFGCVASVLGYCLLPMILLSGFGVLFSLQGVMGILITGAIIGWCSFSASKIFISALAMDGQQLLVAYPCALLYGVFALISVF; the protein is encoded by the exons ATGTCGGGGTTTGACAACTTCAATACGGATTTCTACCAGTCCAGTTACAGCGTAGACGATCAAAACCAAGGCGGATACGCCTACAGTAATTCAGAAGATCCTTATAACAA aCCATATGGGCAGTATGACTATTCCCAGCCCATGGGCTATGCTAACCCTGGGCTAATGCAGCCTCCTCAGGCCTACACAGGCCAGATCTACCAGCCCACGCCCGCCTTCACCCCGGCCTCCTCCCAGTCCATGTACAGCAGCGGCTTTGAGGACGAGCCCCCACTACTGGAGg AGTTGGGCATTAACTTTGACCACATCTGGCAGAAGACTCTGACGGTGCTGCACCCTCTGAAGGCAGCAGATGGCAGTATAATGAACGAGACAGACCTGGCAGGGCCCATGGTTTTCTGCCTGGCCTTCGGGGCCACGCTGCTGCTG gctGGGAAAATTCAGTTTGGGTACGTGTACGGGATCAGCGCCATCGGCTGCCTGGGCATGTACTGCCTTCTCAACCTCATGAGCATGACTGGCGTCTCCTTCGGCTGCGTGGCCAGCGTGCTGGGCTACTGTCTACTTCCCATGATCCTCCTCTCCGGCTTCGGAGTGCTCTTCTCCTTACA AGGTGTAATGGGTATACTCATCACGGGGGCCATCATTGGCTGGTGCAGTTTCTCAGCCTCTAAAATCTTTATCTCGGCGTTGGCCATGGACGGGCAGCAGCTGCTCGTGGCGTACCCCTGCGCCCTTCTCTACGGTGTCTTCGCCCTCATCTCAGTCTTCTGA